A window of the Danio aesculapii chromosome 10, fDanAes4.1, whole genome shotgun sequence genome harbors these coding sequences:
- the wu:fb59d01 gene encoding kunitz-type U19-barytoxin-Tl1a: protein MRRSTLYLLLAVLSSGCVSASSPAPKCTGQKDEGTGEEKIKKYFYDSHTDSCVPFYFKGTGGNGNRFDSDKECVKACSPNALQFYPTDESSICSMKMDEGTCFALFPMYYYNSEEKICRMFIYRGCRGNANRFESREECQQTCLARSGRLLGAADLPNPDEKTVDAGLIVGVLGGLVFAGAVIAAVVMFVLNKKSKKSERKPVPTSDIELK from the exons ATGAGGAGATCAACACTGTACCTGCTGCTGGCCGTCCTGAGCTCTGGATGCGTCTCGGCTTCGTCACCCG CCCCAAAATGCACAGGTCAAAAAGATGAAGGAACTGGAGAAGAAAAGATTAAGAAATATTTCTACGATTCGCACACAGATTCCTGTGTGCCCTTCTACTTTAAGGGAACAGGCGGGAACGGCAACCGCTTCGACAGCGATAAAGAGTGTGTGAAAGCATGCTCTCCTAATGCCCTCCAGTTTTACCCCACTGATG AATCATCAATTTGCTCTATGAAAATGGATGAAGGAACCTGTTTCGCTTTATTTCCCATGTATTATTACAATTCTGAGGAGAAGATCTGCCGTATGTTCATATACAGAGGCTGCAGAGGAAATGCCAACCGCTTCGAGTCTCGAGAAGAATGTCAGCAGACCTGTCTCG CGCGGTCCGGCCGGCTGCTGGGAGCTGCAGATCTGCCCAACCCTGATGAGAAGACTGTTGATGCAG gGCTGATTGTGGGGGTTCTGGGTGGGCTTGTGTTTGCTGGTGCCGTCATTGCTGCAGTCGTCATGTTTGTGCTTAATAA GAAAAGCAAGAAGTCCGAGAGGAAGCCGGTGCCGACATCTGATATTGAGCTGAAGTAG
- the nxnl2 gene encoding nucleoredoxin-like protein 2 → MVEVFSGRTLVNKEGDLVEPEEALRNKVVGLYFSAGWCPPCRDFTPLLCDFYTELVEETEPPAQFEIVFISSDKSTEDMVEYYHDMHGDWLALPWTDPYKHELKKRYNITAVPKLVIVKENGQVITDKGRKQIRDQGLACFRSWIEVAEIFQNFKG, encoded by the exons ATGGTCGAGGTGTTTTCAGGCCGGACGCTCGTGAATAAAGAGGGGGATTTGGTAGAGCCGGAGGAGGCGCTCCGGAATAAGGTTGTGGGTCTGTATTTCTCCGCCGGCTGGTGCCCGCCCTGCAGGGACTTCACTCCGCTGCTCTGCGACTTTTACACGGAGCTGGTGGAGGAGACCGAACCTCCAGCACAATTCGAGATCGTGTTCATATCCTCAGATAAATCCACCGAGGACATGGTGGAGTATTATCATGACATGCACGGAGACTGGCTGGCGTTACCCTGGACAGACCCATACAAACA TGAACTGAAGAAGAGGTACAACATCACTGCCGTCCCAAAGCTGGTGATCGTGAAGGAGAACGGTCAGGTCATCACTGACAAGGGCCGAAAGCAGATCCGGGATCAGGGGCTGGCCTGCTTCAGGAGCTGGATCGAGGTGGCAGAGATCTTTCAGAACTTTAAAGGCTAG
- the LOC130235999 gene encoding spindlin-Z gives MKTPFGKNAAQRPRADAGHPGVSANMMKKKNSHKKHKSSVGPTKAVAQPRRNIVGCRIQHIWKEGSGAASQWKGTVLDQVPVNPSLYLIKYDGFDCVYGLELHKDERVQGLEVLPDRLASTRISDAHLADTMIGKAVEHMFETEDGTKNEWRGMVLARAPIMNTWFYITYEKDPVLYMYQLLDDYKDGDLRIMPDSNDSPPAEREPGEVVDSLVGKQVEYAKEDGSKRTGMVIHQVEAKPSVYFIKFDDDFHIYVYDLVKTS, from the exons ATGAAGACCCCATTCGGGAAGAACGCGGCCCAGAGACCCAGAGCTGATGCAG GGCATCCTGGCGTCTCTGCAAATATGATGAAGAAAAAGAACTCTCATAA GAAACACAAAAGCAGCGTTGGCCCCACTAAAGCCGTGGCTCAGCCCAGGAGGAACATTGTGGGCTGTCGGATCCAGCACATCTGGAAGGAGGGCAGCGGCGCCGCGTCACAGTGGAAGGGCACCGTTTTAGACCAGGTGCCGGTCAACCCTTCGCTCTACCTGATCAAATACGACGGCTTCGACTGTGTCTATGGCCTGGAGCTGCACAAGGATGAGCGGGTGCAAGGTCTGGAGGTCCTGCCAGACAGACTAG CTTCGACGCGCATCAGCGACGCTCACCTGGCCGACACCATGATCGGTAAAGCAGTGGAGCACATGTTCGAGACGGAGGACGGCACCAAGAACGAGTGGAGAGGGATGGTTCTGGCCCGAGCGCCCATCATGAACACATGGTTCTACATCACGTATGAGAAAGACCCGGTGCTCTACATGTACCAGCTGCTGGACGACTATAAAGACGGAGATCTGAGGATCATGCCGGACTCCA acgACTCTCCCCCAGCGGAGCGAGAGCCCGGAGAGGTGGTGGACAGCCTGGTGGGCAAGCAGGTGGAATACGCCAAAGAGGACGGCTCTAAACGAACTGGCATGGTCATCCATCAGGTGGAGGCCAAACCCTCCGTCTACTTCATCAAGTTCGATGACGACTTTCACATTTACGTCTATGACCTGGTGAAAACATCGTAG